Proteins found in one Ktedonobacteraceae bacterium genomic segment:
- a CDS encoding XRE family transcriptional regulator encodes MINGYRIRQARELMRLTQSELAESLEITQSTIAQIESGRLMPSDALLEAIASRLGFPLPFFGREDPPNFPLGSLLFRSHVNMAAADRDEVHRLGQLEFEVLTALLKRVRNKVVMRLPQLSDEQVDIVAAAQYTRNALGLSFDVPIPHLVKAVEQSGASVLALPAHFATCDAFSLWANVPSPQTAFEMKKPLIVLSGETPGDRLRSTLAHELGHLVMHQAVRGTAREMEDEAYRFAAELLLPEQAIREEITTPVTLTSLSRLKPVWGVSIQMLIRRAYDLKIITERQYRYLFKQLTEHGWRTREPISLQVEKPRALQQMAEIVYGKGTPNINYQQFARDVDLYPLFVKRLLSTYATREEYSRNTVKKREEVDIMFQALTEESVDDEFG; translated from the coding sequence ATGATTAACGGGTATCGCATCCGACAGGCGCGTGAGCTGATGCGACTCACTCAGAGCGAGTTAGCCGAGTCTCTTGAAATCACGCAATCAACGATTGCCCAGATTGAAAGCGGGCGCCTCATGCCGTCAGATGCGCTGCTTGAAGCGATAGCATCACGGTTAGGGTTCCCACTGCCCTTTTTTGGGCGAGAAGATCCTCCTAACTTTCCACTCGGATCATTGCTCTTCCGTTCACACGTGAATATGGCAGCAGCCGATAGAGATGAGGTACATCGATTAGGTCAACTCGAATTTGAAGTGCTAACCGCTTTATTAAAACGAGTGAGAAACAAGGTTGTTATGCGGCTGCCTCAACTCTCGGATGAACAAGTTGACATTGTTGCAGCGGCTCAATACACACGCAATGCGCTTGGTCTCTCTTTCGATGTCCCTATTCCTCATTTGGTAAAAGCCGTCGAGCAGAGTGGCGCGTCTGTTTTAGCATTGCCAGCGCATTTTGCTACCTGCGATGCCTTCTCATTGTGGGCGAATGTCCCCTCACCACAAACAGCTTTTGAGATGAAGAAACCGCTGATTGTCCTCTCAGGTGAGACACCCGGTGATCGACTTCGATCTACTCTGGCTCACGAACTTGGTCATTTAGTGATGCATCAAGCAGTCAGGGGAACAGCGCGCGAGATGGAAGATGAAGCGTACAGGTTTGCTGCTGAGCTTTTGCTTCCCGAACAAGCTATACGTGAAGAGATCACAACCCCTGTGACCTTAACGAGCTTGTCCAGGCTTAAGCCCGTTTGGGGGGTGTCGATTCAAATGCTCATTCGGCGTGCCTATGATCTCAAGATCATAACGGAACGCCAATACAGATATTTGTTTAAGCAATTGACTGAACACGGATGGAGGACGAGAGAACCCATTTCTCTGCAAGTGGAAAAACCGCGCGCCTTACAGCAAATGGCAGAGATAGTGTATGGGAAAGGCACTCCGAATATCAACTATCAGCAGTTTGCTCGTGATGTTGACCTGTATCCTCTTTTTGTGAAGCGGCTGCTCAGCACCTATGCCACGCGTGAGGAATATAGTAGAAATACCGTCAAAAAACGGGAAGAAGTTGATATTATGTTTCAAGCACTGACTGAAGAATCAGTTGATGATGAGTTTGGATGA